GTGACCAGCCGTAGGTACTGTTCGAGCAGATCACACCTGCATCGAGAGGAACCTCATGGCGCTGCCCACGAGCCACCGGCGCGCCACGACCCCGCTCCGGATCGTCGTCGCCTCCGCTACCGTCTCCGTGCTCTTCCTCGGCGGCGCAGCTCTCCCCGCCTCGGCAGACCCCGTGCCGTCCGCCGACGAGCTCTCTGCTGCGCAGCAGCAGACTGTCGCAGCAGCGTCCAGCGTCGCCGCCATGGACGTCCGGCTCGCTCAGCTGACGACCGCCCAGGACGCGGCGTTCAACGCAGTCTCTGCTGCCGGAGAGGCCTACAACCAGGCCGTCGTCGACCACCAGACAGCCGTCACCACCGCGAGCGAGGCCACAGTCCGCAGCGACGCGGCGAACGTCCGCGCCGAGGCGTCTCGGGTTCTCCTCGTCGCCCTCGCCCGCGACTCCTCGCGCAGCGGCGGCGGGATCGACCAGCTGGCGATGTACCTCAGCTCGACCGGCGTCGAGGACGCCGTCACCACGTCCGACGCGATGGCGCTCGTCGGCTCGAAGGCGGACGGAGCCGCGCAGCAGTACCAGGCCGACTCTGTCGTCGCCGACACCCTGCAGAGCTTCGCCGATGACTCTGTCGCCGACGCCGAGGCCACGGAACAGGCTGCCGACGACGCGCTCCTCGCAGCCCAGGACGCCCAGTCCGAGGCCGAGCAGGCTGTCGCGGCGGCCACCACCGAACGGCAGTCGCTCCTCGTCCAGCTGGCAGAGGCCCGCAGCACGAGCGTCGAGGTCGAGGCTGACCGCCAGGCAGGTCTCGAGGCAGAGCGCTCCGCCCTCGCCGAAGAAGCCGCCCGGGCGCGCGTCGCCAGAGCGGCACCGGTCGATCCCGACCCGCAAGCACCCGTCGTGCCCGTCCCTTCGGAGTCGACCTCGCCCGTGGCCGCCCCCGTGCAGGCACCGGCGACCACCCCGTCGAGCCCCACGACCACGGCGCCCGTGGTCGTCACGCCGCCCGTCGTGGTGACACCGCCTGTGGTGACGGCGCCGGTGGTCGTCACGCCGCCAGTGGTGACCCCGCCCGTCGCGACGGTGCCGAGCGGCAGCCTGCTCGGAACCGGGACGTCGCGCGGGTCGGCGGCGCAAGGGCAGGCCGCGGTCGCGTGGGCCACCGGACGCCTGGGGCTGCCGTACCAGTACGGCGCGACAGGGCCGGGCTCCTACGACTGCTCCGGGCTCACCGGGGGAGCCTGGTCCAGCGCCGGCGTCGGTATCAACCGGACCTCCCGCGACCAGTACAAGCAGGTCCTCAAGGTCAGCCTCTCCAGCCTGCGCCCCGGCGATCTCGTGTTCTGGGGCGACGACCCCACCGACGCCAACAGCATCACGCACGTGGCGCTGTATGCAGGCGGGAACCAGATCATCGAGGCGTCGCGCCCAGGCGTGCCGGTGCGGCTGACCGCGATGCGCTGGGACTCCCGCCTCATGCCCTACGGCGGCCGGCCGTAGCAGACAGGTCCGCGCGCACGGCCCCCGCCTGTCGCGCGCTCACCCCAGACGCACAGACCGCCCCGCCCCTGGTCGGGGCGAGGCGGTCAGCCGTGCAGGCGGTGTGATGGCGAGAACGGCAGCGGGACAGCAGGTCGCCGCCGTCGACGGGATCAGTGGTTGTAGTAGCCCGCGTCCTTCGCCCGCTGGAACGAGCGCTCGATCTCGGCCTCGGCCTCGGCCTTGCCGGTCCAGTGCGCGCCCTCGACCGACTTGCCGGGCTCGAGGTCCTTGTACACCTCGAAGAAGTGCTGGACCTCGAGACGGTGGAAGTCGGAGACGTCGTCGATGTCCTGGCGCCAGGCCGCACGCTGGTCACCGGTCGGCACGCAGAGCACCTTGTCGTCGCCCCCGGCCTCGTCGCGCATGCGGAACATGCCCAGGGCACGGCAGCGGATGAGGCATCCGGGGAACGTCGGCTCCTCGAGGAGCACGAGGGCGTCGAGCGGGTCGCCGTCCTCGCCGAGCGTGCCCTCGATGAACCCGTAGTCGTCCGGGTAGCGGGTCGAGGTGAAGAGCATCCGGTCGAGACGGATCCGTCCCGAGGTGTGGTCTACCTCGTACTTGTTGCGTTGTCCCTTGGGGATCTCGATCGTGACGTCGAACTCCACTGTTCTTCCTCCCGTTGCGCCTCGGCGGCGAGCTCCGCTCCCTGGAGGCGATCGTTCTACGGCCTGTACCCGTAGTGCAGTCTTCCGCCAGACTAGACGACAACGTGTCGTATCGCGGTAGGTGCTCGCTGTGATCTCTGTCGTGACCTAGTGTGACGTGAGCGCGCGTCCGGGCGCGCCGTAGGTTTTTCTGAAGGAGTGTTGCAGGTGAGTGCGTCGTGGGTCTGATGTCCCGGGTCGTGGGCGGGACGGTCGCAGCCGCGCTCGTCGTCACAGGGGGGTACGCCTGGGCAGACGCTCACGACTACGTGCCGGGGATCCTCACCGTCGGGCCGGAGCCGGAGCCCCCCGCGCCGTTCCCCGTCGTCGCTGCCGCCGTCGACGGCCCTGCTCCGGCAGACATCCTCGCGCTGCTCGACCCTGCGGCACCCGAACCCTCTGCCGCGGTGATCCAGGCACAGGTCGACGCCCTCGTGGCCGATGCCCGGATGGGGTCCTCTGTCGGCGTCGTCGTCGCAGACGGGATCACGGGGGAGGTGCTCGGATCGGCGACTCCCGACACCCTGCGCACCCCGGCCTCGATCCAAAAGCTCTTCACCGCCGTCGCAGCGCTCTCCGGCCCTGGCTACGACCGCGTGCTGACGACCACGGTCACCCAGTCGAGCGCAGGGGCGATCACGCTGGTCGGCGGAGGAGACATGATGCTCGCGGCAGGGGCCGGGGACCCGTCCGAGACCAACGGTCACGCAGGACTGGACGATCTCGCGGCAGCCGTCGCGAAGGACCTCGGGCTCGCAGGCCAGACGGCGGTCTCGCTCACGCTCGACGACACCCTCTTCACCGGGAGCGCGCTCGGCCCCTGGTCGTCCGACCAGCCCACCCTCGGCTACGCCGCCCCGGTCGCGGCGATCGCCGTGGACACCGGGCGCATCGAACCCGGCAAGTACGCACAGCGACAGGCCGACCCGGCCATGTCGGCGGCCACCGCGTTCGTCTCCGCGCTCGAGGCGCACGGGATCACCGTGACCGGCGCCCCGGTGCGCGGGACGTCCGACGCGGACGCACGCATCGTCGCCTCGGTCGACTCCGCACCCCTGGGCGAGATCGTCGAGTACTACCTCAAGTCCTCGGACAACACGATCACCGAGGTCGTCGCACGGATCGTCGCGCTCGACGCCGGGCTCCCCGGCTCCTTCGACGGCTCGACGCGCGCCGTCCTCCTCGAGCTCGAGCGCCTCGGGCTCGACACCACCGGGGTCGTGCTCGTCGACGCCAGCGGGCTGGGCGACGGCAGCAGCGCACCCGCGTCCCTCTTCGCCGACGTCCTGCGGCTCGCCGCCGACCCCTCGCACCCCGAGCTGCGTCCGGTCGCGATCGACCTGCCGATCAGCGGGCTCGAAGGAACGCTCGACGAGCGGTTCCTCACCTCTGACGCACGGGGCCTCGTCCGGGCGAAGACCGGGAGCCTGCCGAACGTCACGTCGCTCGCGGGGACCGTCATGACGATCGACGGCAGACAGCTCGTCTTCGTCCTCATGGCCGACCAGACGCCTGACGACGGACAGTGGGGGCCCCGGCAGGCGATGGACGCGTTCGTCACCGGCCTCGCTGCGTGCGGGTGCCAGTGACCGCGGCGACATCGAGCCTCGTCGGCTGGGACGACGCGGCGGCCGTCGCAGGACGGCTCGCCCCGCCCGGGCCTGCCGTCTCGCGCTCCGAGGCAGAGCACCTCGTCGCCTCCTTGCACAGCGCGGCCCGACGAGCGGTGGAGCCCGTCCTCGAGATCACGGCGATGACCCCGGCCGACGGCCGAGACCTCGAGACCTCACCACTCTCCGAGATCCTGGTCGTCGACCGACCCGGATGGGCGAGAGCCGCCGCCCGCTCGATGCGCGACATGACCGAGGACGCGTTCGTCCTCCCTCCCGGCGCGGGCGCAGCTCTCGGGGCGCAGGTCGCGGCGAGCACCGAGATCGGGGCGACGCTCGCGTTCCTCTCCACGAAGATCCTCGGCCAGTTCGACCCTTACTCCGCGCGCGAGCCCGGCCGGCTGCTGCTCGTCGCACCGAACGTGCTGCACGTCGAGCGTGAGCTCGGCGTGCGCCCAGACGACTTCCGCCTCTGGGTCGCGCTGCACGAGCAGACGCACGCCCTCCAGTTCGCCGCCGCCCCGTGGCTCGCCTCGCACCTGCGCGACCGCACCACCGCGCTGCTCGGCGCGATGAGCACCACGAGCACCCTGCGCGAGGTCCCGCCACGGGTCGCGGCACTCCTGCGAGCGGTCTACCGCGCCGTGCGCGGTCGCGAGGGCGCGACGCTCGTCGACGGGATCCTCACCTGTGAGCAGCAGGTCGAGCTCGACGCCGTCACCGCCGTCATGTCGCTCCTCGAAGGGCACGCGGACGTCGCCATGGACACCGTGGGGCCGCGCGTCGTCCCCACCGTGCGGGCGATCCGCAGGAAGTTCGAGAAGCGTCGGGACACCTCGGGCGCCGCGGATACCGTCCTCAAGCGCCTCCTGGGAGTCGACGCCAAGATCGCCCAGTACCGCGACGGCGCCTCGTTCGTCCGCAGCGTCACGCGCGAGGTCGGCACCGCCGGGCTCAACGCCGTGTGGACCGACACGTCCACGCTCCCCACAGCCCTCGAGATCGCCGACCCCGCGTCCTGGGTCCGTCGCGTGCACGGCTGACCGTCCGTGACCGGACCACCGCCGGCAGTCGCTGCAGCGCGCCTCGCCCTGCGGCGAAGCATCAGCGACCTCGCGACGTCAGCAGGTGGGCCCATCGCGTCCACCGCGCCCCCTGAGCTCCCTGCACCCCCTGCGTCGCCCCGGACGCTCGTGCTCGTCGCGTGCTCCGGCGGGGCCGACTCGCTGGCGCTCGCGGCCACAGCGGCCTTCGTGGCCCCGCGGCTCGGGCTGCACGCAGGTGCCCTCGTCGTCGACCACGGGCTCCAGCCAGGGAGCGCCGCGGTCGCTGAGCGCGCAGCCGAGCAGTGCCGCGACCTCGGTCTCCGACCGGTCGAGGTGCTGCGCGCCACCGTGGCCTCCGGGCCCGGGACCGGAGGCCCCGAGGCCTCGGCGCGCGCTGCGCGCTACGCGCTGCTCCACGAGCGCTCCGAGCGCCTCGACACCGCCGCGCTGCTCGTCGGCCACACGCTGGACGACCAGGCGGAGACCGTCCTCCTGGGTCTGGCCCGCGGATCCGGGGCACGCTCGCTCGCCGGCATGCGGGAGCACGTCGGAGCCCTGCGACGCCCGTTCCTCTCGCTCCGGCGCAGCGAGACCGAGCAGGTCTGCACAGCGCTCGGCCTGGACTGGTGGGACGACCCCACCAACCTCGACGACAGCCCCGACGCGCCGCTGCGGTCCCAGGTGCGCGCCCGCGTCCTGCCGCTCCTCGACGACGTCCTCGGCCCGGGCGTCGCGCGGGCGCTCGCACGGACGGCCGAACAGCTCCGGGACGACGACGACGCGCTCGCGGCGCTGGCAGACGACCTCGTCGCGCGCGCTCTCGTCCCGACCGACGAGGCCGTGCCCGCGGCAGCGCCCGCGGACGTGCGCTGCGAGACGCGCCTCACGGTCGCTGCCCTCCTCGGCACCCCGGCGGCCGTCCGACGCCGTGCGCTGCGGGTCGCGGCGACGGGAGCAGGGTGCCCGGCCGGTGCGCTCACGCGGACGCACGTCCTCGAGCTCGACAGGTTGCTCACAGCATGGCGCGGACAGGGCCCGCTCCACCTCCCCGGCGGCATCGTCGCCCGGCGGGACTGTGGCACGCTTGTCCTTCGACCTTCGTAGCAACGAACCGTACCGACCTAGGAGCGAGTCCCGTGGGATCTGCCGACAATGGCGACATCCAGAGCGTCCTGCTGAGCGAGGCGCAGATCGCCAGCCGGCTCGACGAGATGGCGGCGCAGATCGACGCCGACTACGCCGGGAAGGACCTGCTGCTCGTCGGCGTCCTCAAGGGGGCCGTCATGGTCATGGCGGACCTCTCCCGGCGCATCCAGCACTCGGAGGCCGCGATGGACTGGATGGCGGTCTCGTCGTACGGGTCCGGGACCAAGTCCTCCGGGGTCGTCCGCATCCTCAAGGACCTCGACGCCGACCTCACCGGGCGCAACGTGCTCATCGTCGAGGACATCATCGACTCGGGGCTGACGCTCTCCTGGCTCATCTCCAACCTGCGCAGCCGCGGCCCGGCGTCCGTCGAGGTCGCAGCGCTGCTCCGCAAGCCGACCGCCGCAAAGGTCGAGGTCGACGTCCGGTACATCGGTTTCGACATCC
This sequence is a window from Sanguibacter antarcticus. Protein-coding genes within it:
- a CDS encoding NlpC/P60 family protein — translated: MALPTSHRRATTPLRIVVASATVSVLFLGGAALPASADPVPSADELSAAQQQTVAAASSVAAMDVRLAQLTTAQDAAFNAVSAAGEAYNQAVVDHQTAVTTASEATVRSDAANVRAEASRVLLVALARDSSRSGGGIDQLAMYLSSTGVEDAVTTSDAMALVGSKADGAAQQYQADSVVADTLQSFADDSVADAEATEQAADDALLAAQDAQSEAEQAVAAATTERQSLLVQLAEARSTSVEVEADRQAGLEAERSALAEEAARARVARAAPVDPDPQAPVVPVPSESTSPVAAPVQAPATTPSSPTTTAPVVVTPPVVVTPPVVTAPVVVTPPVVTPPVATVPSGSLLGTGTSRGSAAQGQAAVAWATGRLGLPYQYGATGPGSYDCSGLTGGAWSSAGVGINRTSRDQYKQVLKVSLSSLRPGDLVFWGDDPTDANSITHVALYAGGNQIIEASRPGVPVRLTAMRWDSRLMPYGGRP
- a CDS encoding inorganic diphosphatase; translated protein: MEFDVTIEIPKGQRNKYEVDHTSGRIRLDRMLFTSTRYPDDYGFIEGTLGEDGDPLDALVLLEEPTFPGCLIRCRALGMFRMRDEAGGDDKVLCVPTGDQRAAWRQDIDDVSDFHRLEVQHFFEVYKDLEPGKSVEGAHWTGKAEAEAEIERSFQRAKDAGYYNH
- the dacB gene encoding D-alanyl-D-alanine carboxypeptidase/D-alanyl-D-alanine endopeptidase — its product is MSRVVGGTVAAALVVTGGYAWADAHDYVPGILTVGPEPEPPAPFPVVAAAVDGPAPADILALLDPAAPEPSAAVIQAQVDALVADARMGSSVGVVVADGITGEVLGSATPDTLRTPASIQKLFTAVAALSGPGYDRVLTTTVTQSSAGAITLVGGGDMMLAAGAGDPSETNGHAGLDDLAAAVAKDLGLAGQTAVSLTLDDTLFTGSALGPWSSDQPTLGYAAPVAAIAVDTGRIEPGKYAQRQADPAMSAATAFVSALEAHGITVTGAPVRGTSDADARIVASVDSAPLGEIVEYYLKSSDNTITEVVARIVALDAGLPGSFDGSTRAVLLELERLGLDTTGVVLVDASGLGDGSSAPASLFADVLRLAADPSHPELRPVAIDLPISGLEGTLDERFLTSDARGLVRAKTGSLPNVTSLAGTVMTIDGRQLVFVLMADQTPDDGQWGPRQAMDAFVTGLAACGCQ
- a CDS encoding zinc-dependent metalloprotease, whose translation is MTAATSSLVGWDDAAAVAGRLAPPGPAVSRSEAEHLVASLHSAARRAVEPVLEITAMTPADGRDLETSPLSEILVVDRPGWARAAARSMRDMTEDAFVLPPGAGAALGAQVAASTEIGATLAFLSTKILGQFDPYSAREPGRLLLVAPNVLHVERELGVRPDDFRLWVALHEQTHALQFAAAPWLASHLRDRTTALLGAMSTTSTLREVPPRVAALLRAVYRAVRGREGATLVDGILTCEQQVELDAVTAVMSLLEGHADVAMDTVGPRVVPTVRAIRRKFEKRRDTSGAADTVLKRLLGVDAKIAQYRDGASFVRSVTREVGTAGLNAVWTDTSTLPTALEIADPASWVRRVHG
- the tilS gene encoding tRNA lysidine(34) synthetase TilS; its protein translation is MTGPPPAVAAARLALRRSISDLATSAGGPIASTAPPELPAPPASPRTLVLVACSGGADSLALAATAAFVAPRLGLHAGALVVDHGLQPGSAAVAERAAEQCRDLGLRPVEVLRATVASGPGTGGPEASARAARYALLHERSERLDTAALLVGHTLDDQAETVLLGLARGSGARSLAGMREHVGALRRPFLSLRRSETEQVCTALGLDWWDDPTNLDDSPDAPLRSQVRARVLPLLDDVLGPGVARALARTAEQLRDDDDALAALADDLVARALVPTDEAVPAAAPADVRCETRLTVAALLGTPAAVRRRALRVAATGAGCPAGALTRTHVLELDRLLTAWRGQGPLHLPGGIVARRDCGTLVLRPS
- the hpt gene encoding hypoxanthine phosphoribosyltransferase, translating into MGSADNGDIQSVLLSEAQIASRLDEMAAQIDADYAGKDLLLVGVLKGAVMVMADLSRRIQHSEAAMDWMAVSSYGSGTKSSGVVRILKDLDADLTGRNVLIVEDIIDSGLTLSWLISNLRSRGPASVEVAALLRKPTAAKVEVDVRYIGFDIPNEFVVGFGLDYAEKFRTLPFVGTLAPHVYSS